GCTTTCCACAAGTAAACTTTCTTATTCCCCTCTGGCTGCAGAACAACCCTACCTTCCTCTAGAAATCTCAGAAATTCCTTCCTTAAAAGTACATCCAAATCTATAGCATCATCTACTACAAACTTAAGTTCCTTTGCGTACATAATGATATTTGGATTTACATACCAATTCACTACACCTTTAGGTGAACACGTTATATGGATTCTATATGCAAATGGCTCTATGGCTTCGTTCCAAAGAGTACCGTTCGTTTCTATCTGTACAGATTTTCCCAAAAGTAAAAGCTCTTCCACCAAAATGGATAGCTCCTTGTGAAGAAAGGGCTCACCACCAGTTATAACCACATGCCCGTATGGAAAGGTAAGCACCTTTTGAAGAATGTCTTCTAAACTCATCAGGGTAGCCTTCGTAGAGCTGAGCTCTAAGGATTCGGGCTGATCGCACCAAGGACATCTTAGGTTACAGCCTTGTAAACGTATAAAGAGAGAGGGAACACCTACAAGCAAACCTTCTCCTTGAATGGTAGGATATATCTCAGAAATCTTCAGATTTGTCTTTCTTCTAACTTCACTTCGTAGCATTCTATGATATCACCCACTTTTACATCGTTGTAGTCTTTTAGCTTTACACCGCATTCAAAGCCTCTTGCTACCTCTTGAACATCTTCCTTGAACCTCTTTAGGCTTTCAATCTTACCGTCGTATATTACCACACCATCTCTTATAAGTCTTGCTCTTGCGTTTCTTACGATCTTTCCTTCAAGCACATAACAACCCGCCACAGTACCCACACCCTTTATCTTGAAGGTGGCCCTCACCTCTGCGGATCCAAGCACTACCTCTTTTTCTATGGGCTTCAGAAGGCCCTTGAGGGCCTTCTTTACATCATCCACCACTTCGTATATGATGTTGTACAGCCTAACATCTACCTTTTCTCTTTCCATAGCCTCTCTGGCTTTGACGTCAGGCCTTGTGTTAAAGCCAATCACTATAGCA
The DNA window shown above is from Thermocrinis minervae and carries:
- a CDS encoding 7-carboxy-7-deazaguanine synthase QueE, which codes for MLRSEVRRKTNLKISEIYPTIQGEGLLVGVPSLFIRLQGCNLRCPWCDQPESLELSSTKATLMSLEDILQKVLTFPYGHVVITGGEPFLHKELSILVEELLLLGKSVQIETNGTLWNEAIEPFAYRIHITCSPKGVVNWYVNPNIIMYAKELKFVVDDAIDLDVLLRKEFLRFLEEGRVVLQPEGNKKVYLWKALELQENLLHMGYQVRIIPQVHKLIGLD